One stretch of Comamonas testosteroni DNA includes these proteins:
- a CDS encoding AraC family transcriptional regulator produces the protein MKTRKNIPYTVSIELVRGIVQSIERKGHAPETFLLQAGIAPKLLEQAGARVSSDQYIALMWRVISALNDEALGLFSRPLKRGSLELIARVASAEHTVQGALERMCEVHNLLQDDVEVSLLVRAGEAAICVRSLSSQPPANFLYEYLLRILWRIASWLMGGGLKVRQFDFVFARPDYVRDYGEAFPAPMCFGQTVAAFWFEAGLLRRVCRRDESALRSFVASWPAAAVIPARAGNEIAALVHAYLQQSRPHWVGLEATAAALHMSAPTLQRKLSAAGTSFQVIKDGLRRDIAISRLGSSTVSFATLAADLGFADAAAFQRAFKGWTGSPPGLYRVRAA, from the coding sequence ATGAAAACCCGCAAGAATATTCCCTATACCGTGTCGATTGAGCTGGTGCGAGGGATCGTGCAATCCATCGAGCGCAAAGGCCATGCGCCGGAGACTTTCCTGCTACAGGCCGGCATAGCACCAAAACTGCTGGAACAGGCGGGCGCGCGCGTCAGCTCGGATCAATACATCGCATTGATGTGGCGCGTGATCTCGGCGCTCAACGACGAAGCGCTGGGCCTGTTCTCGCGCCCGCTCAAGCGCGGCAGTCTGGAGCTGATAGCGCGTGTTGCCTCTGCGGAGCACACGGTGCAAGGGGCGCTGGAGCGCATGTGCGAAGTCCACAACCTGCTGCAGGACGATGTGGAAGTGAGTCTGCTGGTCAGGGCCGGTGAGGCCGCCATCTGCGTGCGTTCCCTGAGCAGCCAGCCTCCGGCCAATTTTCTGTACGAGTACCTGCTGCGCATACTGTGGCGTATCGCTTCCTGGTTGATGGGTGGCGGGCTCAAGGTGCGGCAGTTTGATTTTGTATTTGCGCGGCCCGACTATGTCAGGGACTATGGGGAGGCGTTTCCAGCCCCCATGTGCTTTGGGCAGACGGTAGCGGCGTTCTGGTTTGAGGCCGGTCTGCTTCGGCGTGTGTGCCGGCGCGACGAGAGCGCTCTGCGCAGCTTTGTCGCAAGCTGGCCTGCGGCAGCCGTCATTCCTGCGCGCGCTGGCAATGAGATTGCTGCCCTGGTGCATGCCTATCTGCAGCAAAGCCGCCCGCACTGGGTGGGGCTGGAGGCCACGGCAGCGGCGCTGCATATGTCTGCTCCTACCCTGCAACGCAAGCTGAGTGCGGCCGGCACCTCGTTTCAGGTCATCAAAGATGGACTGCGCCGTGATATCGCCATCTCCCGTCTGGGCTCCAGCACGGTCAGCTTTGCCACGCTGGCTGCGGATCTGGGCTTTGCCGATGCGGCTGCGTTCCAGCGTGCCTTCAAAGGCTGGACTGGGAGCCCGCCGGGCCTGTACCGGGTCAGAGCGGCTTAG
- a CDS encoding lipid-transfer protein produces the protein MSRDVFVAGVGMIPFAKPGKSDPYSQMGSTATQLALADAGISYASLQQAYVGYVYGDSTAGQRALYEVGMSGIPIVNVNNNCSTGSTALFLARQAVASGAADCVLALGFEQMNPGALGSVYTDRPSPFDRFDEATDALVGNGEVPLALRYFGGAGKAHMEQYGTKLSTFAKIRAKASRHAARNPLALFRTEVSEEEVMAAPMLWQGVMTRLMACPPTCGAAAAIVVSEAYARKHGLDHSVRIRAQAMTTDGPETFAAQDMREVVGFSMARNAARQVYEQAGIGPSDVDVVELHDCFAHNELLTYEALGLCPVGGAEKFVLDGDNTYGGKFVTNPSGGLLSKGHPLGATGLAQCTELVQQLRGKAEQRQVPEARLALQHNLGLGGACVVTLYERV, from the coding sequence ATGAGTCGCGATGTGTTTGTTGCTGGTGTCGGCATGATTCCGTTTGCCAAGCCTGGCAAGAGCGATCCCTATTCCCAGATGGGCTCAACCGCGACGCAACTGGCGCTTGCCGATGCCGGCATTTCCTATGCCTCGCTGCAGCAAGCCTATGTGGGCTATGTGTACGGAGACTCCACTGCCGGCCAGCGCGCGCTGTACGAGGTCGGAATGAGCGGCATCCCCATCGTCAACGTCAACAACAACTGCTCCACTGGCTCCACCGCGCTGTTCCTCGCACGCCAGGCCGTCGCCAGCGGCGCTGCCGACTGTGTGCTGGCCCTGGGTTTCGAGCAGATGAATCCCGGCGCACTGGGATCGGTCTACACCGACCGACCCAGCCCGTTTGACCGCTTCGATGAAGCCACGGACGCACTGGTCGGCAACGGCGAAGTGCCTCTGGCACTGCGTTATTTCGGAGGGGCAGGCAAGGCCCACATGGAACAGTACGGCACCAAGCTGTCCACCTTTGCCAAGATTCGCGCCAAAGCCAGCCGCCATGCGGCACGCAATCCACTGGCACTGTTCCGCACCGAGGTGTCGGAGGAGGAAGTCATGGCCGCGCCCATGCTGTGGCAAGGCGTGATGACCCGACTCATGGCCTGCCCGCCCACCTGCGGCGCAGCGGCCGCCATCGTGGTGTCCGAGGCCTATGCACGCAAGCACGGACTGGACCATAGCGTGCGCATTCGTGCCCAGGCCATGACCACCGATGGCCCTGAAACCTTTGCGGCCCAGGATATGCGCGAAGTCGTGGGCTTCAGCATGGCCCGCAACGCGGCCCGGCAAGTCTATGAGCAAGCCGGCATCGGCCCTTCGGATGTGGATGTGGTGGAGCTGCACGACTGCTTTGCCCACAATGAACTGCTGACCTATGAGGCCCTGGGACTGTGCCCCGTCGGCGGGGCTGAGAAGTTTGTGCTTGATGGCGACAACACCTACGGCGGCAAATTCGTCACCAATCCTTCGGGCGGTCTGCTCTCCAAGGGCCACCCGCTGGGTGCCACTGGTCTGGCTCAGTGCACCGAACTGGTCCAGCAACTGCGCGGCAAGGCCGAGCAACGCCAGGTGCCAGAGGCACGCCTGGCCCTGCAGCACAACCTGGGCCTGGGTGGAGCCTGCGTGGTCACTCTGTATGAGCGCGTCTGA
- a CDS encoding acyl-CoA dehydrogenase family protein produces MQWTHEHLEVRKTLKRYIDEKINPHVDEWEQEEIFPAHQVFKGLGDLGLLGLTKPEAYGGSGLDYSYSLMMAETLGHIRCGGVPMAIGVQTDMCTPALARFGSDALREQFLAPAIAGDMVGCIGVSEPGAGSDVSGIKSHARKDGDDYVISGQKMWITNSIQADWMCMLVNTGDGPVHKNKSLIMVPLREGPRGKLTKGVEVAQKLRKIGMNSSDTGLLFFDEVRVPQRYLVGQEGQGFIYQMQQFQEERLWASASGLLAMEDCIQQTIEWAQQRQMFGSTLIDQQWVQFKLAELQTEVEALRALTYRAAQMYMAGQDALQLASMAKLKSGRLTREVADTCLQFWGGMGFTWDNRVSRLYRDGRLGSIGGGADEVMLGIIGKTMGLIKRQAH; encoded by the coding sequence ATGCAATGGACCCATGAACATCTGGAAGTGCGCAAGACCCTGAAGCGCTATATCGACGAGAAGATCAATCCTCATGTCGATGAATGGGAGCAGGAGGAGATCTTCCCTGCGCACCAGGTGTTCAAGGGTCTGGGCGATCTGGGCCTGCTGGGCCTGACCAAGCCCGAAGCCTATGGCGGCTCGGGGCTGGACTACTCCTACAGCCTGATGATGGCCGAGACACTGGGCCATATCCGCTGCGGCGGTGTGCCCATGGCCATTGGCGTGCAGACCGATATGTGCACACCCGCACTGGCACGCTTTGGCAGCGATGCCTTGCGCGAGCAGTTCCTGGCTCCCGCCATTGCGGGCGATATGGTGGGCTGCATAGGCGTGAGCGAGCCCGGTGCGGGCAGCGATGTCTCGGGCATCAAAAGCCATGCCCGCAAGGATGGCGACGACTACGTCATCAGCGGCCAGAAGATGTGGATCACCAACAGCATTCAGGCGGACTGGATGTGCATGCTGGTCAACACCGGCGATGGACCGGTTCACAAGAACAAGAGTCTCATCATGGTGCCCCTGCGGGAGGGTCCGCGCGGCAAGCTGACCAAGGGCGTGGAAGTGGCGCAGAAGCTGCGCAAGATCGGCATGAACTCTTCGGATACGGGCCTGCTGTTCTTTGACGAGGTGCGCGTGCCGCAGCGCTACCTGGTGGGGCAGGAGGGGCAGGGCTTCATCTACCAGATGCAGCAGTTTCAGGAGGAGCGGCTCTGGGCCTCGGCCAGCGGCCTGCTCGCCATGGAGGACTGCATTCAGCAGACCATAGAGTGGGCACAGCAGCGCCAGATGTTCGGCAGCACCCTGATCGATCAGCAATGGGTGCAGTTCAAGCTGGCCGAGTTGCAGACCGAAGTCGAGGCCCTGCGTGCACTGACCTATCGTGCCGCCCAGATGTATATGGCGGGTCAGGATGCGCTGCAACTGGCAAGCATGGCCAAGCTCAAGTCGGGTCGGCTGACGCGCGAAGTGGCCGATACCTGCCTGCAGTTCTGGGGCGGCATGGGCTTTACCTGGGACAACCGTGTCTCGCGCCTTTACCGCGACGGGCGTCTGGGATCGATAGGCGGCGGTGCCGATGAGGTCATGCTGGGCATCATCGGCAAGACCATGGGGCTGATCAAGCGCCAGGCGCACTGA
- a CDS encoding enoyl-CoA hydratase/isomerase family protein, which produces MSDLVLWEVRNGVGHVVLNQPERGNVISTAMAHDLKAVVQQACNADIGALLISASGKQFCVGGDISEFGVHREQLAPLIGAMLDVLNPVMHQLASLPLPVISAVQGPVGGGGIGLALCADLVLASRHMFLRGGYSAIGLSPDLGVSGYLTRRAGAARAKYILMSNRAIAAEDCLRMGLVDEVHDPEQLLTAATALAEELAGGPTNSLAGIKNLCDSAHRQDLQQQLGAERETMLACARSGNSLEGVTAFLQKRKPVFKHR; this is translated from the coding sequence ATGTCTGATCTGGTTCTCTGGGAAGTTCGCAACGGCGTAGGTCATGTGGTTCTGAACCAGCCCGAGCGGGGCAACGTGATCAGCACGGCCATGGCTCACGACCTGAAGGCAGTGGTACAGCAGGCCTGCAACGCAGATATCGGCGCCCTGCTCATTTCTGCAAGCGGTAAACAATTCTGCGTCGGAGGTGACATCAGTGAATTTGGCGTACATCGAGAGCAACTGGCACCGTTGATCGGTGCCATGCTGGATGTGCTCAATCCAGTCATGCATCAGCTGGCCAGCTTGCCGCTGCCGGTCATCAGTGCCGTGCAAGGCCCTGTCGGAGGCGGCGGCATCGGGCTCGCACTGTGTGCGGACCTGGTACTGGCCAGCCGTCACATGTTTTTACGCGGAGGGTATTCGGCCATCGGCCTGAGCCCGGATCTGGGTGTATCGGGCTATCTCACCCGCCGTGCCGGCGCTGCCAGGGCCAAATACATTCTGATGAGCAACCGCGCTATCGCGGCCGAGGACTGTCTGCGCATGGGCCTGGTCGACGAGGTGCACGATCCCGAACAGCTGCTCACGGCGGCCACCGCGCTGGCCGAGGAGCTTGCCGGCGGCCCCACCAACTCCCTGGCGGGCATCAAAAACCTCTGTGACTCGGCACACCGGCAGGACCTTCAGCAGCAACTGGGTGCCGAGCGCGAAACCATGCTGGCCTGCGCCCGCTCCGGCAACAGCCTCGAAGGCGTGACGGCCTTTTTGCAAAAGCGCAAGCCCGTGTTTAAGCATCGCTGA
- a CDS encoding SDR family oxidoreductase — translation MYQSVFRPDLFAGQVVVVTGGGSGIGRCIAHELAALGAHVALVGRDAQKLQSVQDELAQQGAQASSHSCDIRDEAAVKAVVEEMLTRHGRIDALVNNAGGQYLSPLASISAKGWQAVLDTNLTGGFLMARECYAQHMARQGGSIVNMVADMWGSMPGMGHSGAARAGMVSFTETAAVEWAAQGVRVNAIAPGYIASSGMDHYPPEAADMLRKMPATVPAGRFGNEAEVSAAVVFLLSPAASFISGTVLRVDGARPQVRMGMGPVAASTEAQQRSAVRAFDGFSLYQTPKVFQS, via the coding sequence ATGTACCAATCCGTTTTTCGTCCGGATTTGTTTGCCGGACAAGTGGTGGTGGTGACCGGTGGTGGCTCGGGGATAGGCCGCTGCATAGCGCATGAGCTGGCTGCGCTGGGCGCACATGTGGCACTGGTGGGGCGCGATGCACAAAAGCTGCAGAGCGTGCAGGACGAACTGGCGCAGCAGGGAGCTCAAGCCAGCAGCCACAGCTGCGATATCCGCGACGAGGCGGCAGTCAAGGCCGTGGTCGAAGAGATGCTGACCCGGCACGGTCGTATCGACGCCTTGGTCAACAACGCGGGCGGACAGTATCTCTCGCCGCTGGCGTCCATCAGCGCCAAGGGCTGGCAGGCGGTGCTGGACACCAATCTCACCGGCGGCTTTCTCATGGCGCGCGAATGCTACGCACAGCACATGGCGCGGCAGGGAGGCTCCATCGTCAACATGGTTGCCGATATGTGGGGCTCCATGCCGGGCATGGGGCATAGCGGCGCAGCACGGGCGGGCATGGTCAGCTTCACCGAAACCGCTGCAGTGGAATGGGCCGCGCAGGGGGTGCGCGTCAATGCCATTGCGCCGGGCTATATAGCCTCCAGCGGCATGGATCACTATCCGCCCGAGGCAGCGGACATGTTGCGAAAGATGCCGGCAACCGTGCCAGCAGGGCGCTTTGGCAACGAGGCCGAAGTCTCCGCTGCCGTGGTCTTTCTGCTCAGTCCGGCGGCCAGCTTCATCAGCGGAACGGTTCTGCGGGTCGACGGCGCCCGTCCTCAGGTGCGCATGGGCATGGGGCCGGTGGCTGCCAGTACCGAAGCGCAGCAGCGCAGTGCAGTGCGTGCATTTGACGGCTTTTCTCTCTACCAGACTCCCAAGGTGTTTCAGTCATGA
- a CDS encoding acetyl/propionyl/methylcrotonyl-CoA carboxylase subunit alpha, whose amino-acid sequence MKRILIANRGEIALRIMATARRMGIETVAVYSDADAGSLHVQQSTQAYALGGLTSAQSYLDVNKLLAAAKATGADAVHPGYGFLSEDAGFAQAVQQAGLIWIGPPPAAIRQLGSKAAAKQLAKAHGVPCLPGYEGDDQSDARFADEAAMIGYPVMVKAVAGGGGRGMRLVESAQQLHAALSSARSEAQAGFGNGDLLVERAVMHPRHVEVQVFADGHGHVIHLGERDCSVQRRHQKIIEEAPSPAVNAEQREHMGSCAVALAKAAGYVGAGTVEFLVEGRQFYLMEMNTRLQVEHPVTEALTGLDLVEWQIRVARGEALPLTQQQVQFEGHAIEVRLCAEDENFQPQTGVVRHFSALEAAVFSRAPLRFDHALHSGSEVTPHYDAMLGKLIVHAPTREQAIDRLIHALGRLTVLGLPTNRAFLIECLSDEVFRRGQALISYLAGDAPRLQQLLREKEALAHQQWGALCAVGQGPGPLACSYVQLRKLQHRGRTRELALWPETAQSWLLRWHGAEPALLQVDRLLAYGWRARSAGLTQIVQAVQLPVGQCGMRWHLQAGGVDWWVEDTSYAPPEHAAGAGQTAELRAPFNGRVVQLGVETGQALKAGDVVVVVESMKLEHSLSVKADCRVEAVLVNAGQQVAPGQVLLKLVPMSGGAA is encoded by the coding sequence ATGAAGCGCATTCTGATTGCCAATCGTGGCGAGATTGCGCTGCGCATCATGGCCACCGCCAGGCGCATGGGCATAGAGACCGTGGCGGTGTACTCGGATGCGGATGCGGGAAGCCTCCATGTGCAACAGTCCACGCAGGCCTATGCACTGGGCGGGCTGACATCGGCCCAGAGCTATCTGGACGTGAACAAGCTGCTGGCAGCCGCCAAGGCGACAGGGGCCGATGCCGTTCATCCCGGTTACGGCTTTCTCAGTGAGGATGCGGGCTTTGCCCAGGCCGTGCAGCAAGCGGGCCTGATCTGGATTGGCCCACCGCCAGCCGCGATCCGTCAGCTCGGCAGCAAGGCCGCCGCCAAGCAACTGGCCAAGGCCCATGGCGTGCCCTGTCTGCCAGGCTACGAAGGTGACGACCAGAGCGATGCGCGCTTTGCCGACGAGGCAGCCATGATTGGCTATCCTGTCATGGTCAAGGCCGTGGCCGGTGGTGGCGGGCGCGGCATGCGGCTGGTGGAAAGTGCCCAGCAGCTGCATGCCGCTCTGAGCAGCGCACGTTCTGAAGCCCAGGCCGGCTTCGGCAATGGTGACTTGCTGGTGGAGCGTGCCGTCATGCACCCGCGTCATGTGGAAGTGCAGGTGTTTGCCGACGGGCACGGCCATGTGATTCATCTGGGGGAGCGCGATTGCTCGGTTCAGCGCCGCCACCAGAAGATCATCGAGGAAGCCCCCAGTCCGGCCGTCAACGCCGAGCAGCGCGAGCACATGGGCAGCTGCGCCGTGGCCCTGGCCAAGGCCGCGGGCTATGTGGGGGCAGGTACGGTGGAGTTCCTGGTCGAAGGCCGGCAGTTCTATCTGATGGAGATGAATACCAGACTGCAGGTCGAGCATCCTGTGACCGAGGCCTTGACGGGCCTGGATCTGGTCGAGTGGCAGATTCGCGTGGCGCGCGGCGAGGCCTTGCCGTTGACGCAGCAGCAGGTTCAGTTTGAGGGCCATGCCATCGAGGTGCGATTGTGTGCCGAAGACGAGAACTTTCAGCCCCAAACCGGCGTGGTGCGACATTTCTCGGCACTCGAGGCCGCCGTCTTCAGCCGCGCGCCGCTGCGCTTTGACCATGCATTGCATTCCGGCAGCGAGGTCACGCCCCACTACGACGCCATGCTGGGCAAGCTGATCGTCCATGCACCAACGCGAGAGCAAGCTATCGACAGGCTGATTCATGCGCTGGGCCGGCTCACGGTGCTGGGTTTGCCGACCAATCGCGCCTTTCTGATTGAATGCCTGAGCGACGAGGTGTTCAGGCGGGGCCAGGCGCTGATCTCCTATCTGGCGGGCGATGCGCCGCGCTTGCAGCAACTGCTGCGAGAAAAGGAAGCTCTGGCTCACCAGCAGTGGGGAGCGCTGTGCGCCGTGGGCCAAGGGCCGGGGCCGCTGGCCTGCAGCTATGTCCAGTTGCGCAAGCTGCAGCACCGGGGCCGGACGCGGGAACTGGCACTGTGGCCCGAGACCGCACAAAGCTGGCTGCTGCGGTGGCACGGCGCAGAGCCTGCGCTGCTGCAGGTCGACAGGTTGCTGGCCTATGGCTGGCGAGCGAGATCGGCGGGCCTGACCCAAATCGTGCAGGCCGTGCAACTGCCCGTCGGGCAATGCGGGATGCGCTGGCATCTGCAGGCTGGTGGTGTGGACTGGTGGGTCGAAGATACAAGCTATGCCCCGCCCGAGCATGCAGCCGGAGCCGGCCAGACCGCAGAGCTGCGCGCCCCGTTCAACGGCCGTGTGGTGCAGTTGGGCGTGGAGACCGGGCAGGCGCTGAAGGCCGGCGATGTGGTCGTGGTCGTCGAGTCCATGAAGCTGGAGCACAGCCTGAGCGTGAAGGCCGACTGCCGGGTGGAGGCCGTGCTGGTCAATGCCGGCCAGCAGGTGGCGCCGGGCCAGGTGCTGCTGAAACTGGTGCCCATGTCTGGAGGTGCTGCATGA
- a CDS encoding acyl-CoA carboxylase subunit beta, translated as MSVFASQWNGGGELAQQRRAATLGRIAALRELEQRAAQASQRAKPQFEKRGQLLPRERVALLLDAGMPWLPLCTLAGFMQDQDDPAKSVPGGGMLAGIGFVSGVRCMVVASDSGIEAGAIQEKGLDKMLRVQEIALQNKLPFIHLVESAGANLMRYRVEGFVMGGALFRNLARLSAAGLPVITVQHGSGTAGGAYMPGLSDVVIMVRGRSRAFLAGPPLLKAATGEIATEEELGGAEMHTSVSGLGEYLAEDDRHALGMARAVVSQLSQWKKPEAISTREAINSGTVEPRYDADELLGLMPAHHREPVDMHEVMARLVDGSELLLFKSGYGAATLCVQAHIGGHAVGLISNNGPIDVAGASKAAHFIQWMCQLGHPIIYLQNTTGYMVGKDSEQAGMIKHGSKMIQAVTNATVPQITIQCGASFGAGNYGMCGRGYAPRFLFSWPGAKTAVMGGEQAASTMRQVTEAAMARKGLAVDAELMQKQYDQIVAMFEAQSDALVTSGLLLDDGVIDPRDTRAVLSFCLQTLHEAQQRTLRPMQFGVARM; from the coding sequence ATGAGCGTCTTTGCATCCCAATGGAATGGCGGTGGCGAGCTGGCGCAGCAGCGCCGGGCTGCCACGCTGGGGCGCATCGCCGCGCTGCGAGAGTTGGAGCAGCGGGCGGCCCAGGCATCGCAGCGGGCCAAGCCGCAGTTTGAAAAGCGCGGCCAGTTGCTGCCGCGAGAGAGAGTTGCATTGCTGCTGGATGCAGGAATGCCATGGCTGCCGCTGTGCACGCTGGCGGGCTTCATGCAGGACCAGGACGACCCGGCCAAGTCGGTTCCCGGAGGCGGAATGCTGGCGGGCATCGGCTTTGTAAGCGGTGTGCGCTGCATGGTGGTGGCCAGCGATTCGGGCATCGAGGCCGGGGCCATCCAGGAAAAAGGCCTGGACAAGATGCTGCGCGTGCAGGAGATCGCCCTGCAGAACAAGCTGCCCTTCATTCATCTGGTGGAGAGTGCAGGCGCCAACCTCATGCGCTATCGTGTCGAGGGCTTTGTGATGGGCGGAGCCTTGTTTCGCAATCTGGCTCGGTTGTCCGCGGCAGGTTTGCCGGTCATTACCGTGCAGCATGGCTCGGGCACGGCCGGCGGGGCCTATATGCCCGGGCTGTCGGACGTGGTCATCATGGTGCGCGGTCGCTCGCGTGCCTTTCTGGCCGGGCCGCCCTTGCTCAAGGCTGCGACAGGCGAGATCGCGACCGAGGAAGAGCTGGGTGGTGCCGAAATGCACACCAGTGTCTCGGGGTTGGGCGAGTATCTGGCGGAGGACGACCGCCATGCCCTGGGCATGGCACGCGCCGTGGTGTCTCAGCTGTCCCAATGGAAAAAGCCTGAAGCTATATCTACACGGGAAGCTATTAATTCAGGAACCGTCGAGCCGCGTTACGACGCCGATGAGCTCTTGGGTCTGATGCCGGCACACCACCGCGAGCCGGTGGATATGCATGAGGTCATGGCGCGACTGGTGGACGGCTCCGAGCTGCTGCTTTTCAAGTCCGGCTACGGTGCGGCCACGCTGTGTGTGCAGGCGCATATCGGAGGCCATGCCGTGGGTCTGATCTCCAACAACGGCCCCATCGATGTGGCTGGTGCCAGCAAGGCCGCGCACTTCATTCAATGGATGTGCCAGTTGGGCCACCCCATCATCTATCTGCAGAACACCACGGGCTATATGGTGGGCAAGGACAGCGAGCAGGCCGGCATGATCAAGCACGGCAGCAAGATGATTCAGGCCGTGACCAACGCCACAGTGCCGCAGATCACCATCCAGTGCGGCGCCAGCTTCGGTGCGGGCAACTACGGCATGTGCGGCCGAGGCTATGCGCCGCGCTTTCTTTTCAGTTGGCCCGGCGCCAAGACGGCGGTGATGGGCGGCGAGCAGGCGGCCAGCACCATGCGTCAGGTCACCGAGGCCGCCATGGCACGCAAGGGCCTGGCCGTCGATGCCGAGCTGATGCAAAAGCAGTACGACCAGATCGTGGCCATGTTCGAAGCCCAGTCCGATGCGCTGGTCACCAGCGGCTTGCTGCTGGACGACGGCGTGATCGATCCGCGCGACACCCGCGCAGTGCTCTCGTTCTGCCTGCAGACCTTGCACGAAGCGCAGCAGCGCACCTTGCGCCCCATGCAGTTCGGGGTCGCGCGCATGTAG
- a CDS encoding enoyl-CoA hydratase/isomerase family protein, with protein MTQVLEIERLPLGNGFVEWWRLNSPQTRNALTDELVQALRDHATRAQKDAQLRVVVLCGNGGHFCAGGSLGGFASSIGSPLPAGAQDPLVQVNREFGQLLQQLAELPQLLIAAVQGAAMGGGVGLVCVADWVVADQQAVFATPEVTLGIVPAQIAPFVLRRLGDGLARQWLLGGQRWSANQAQQAGLVQTVIQAADAAHWQSQLQQQLEICAQAAPQAVAATKKLLAAIGGQSLDASLNQGAQAFARALRSAEAGAGLKAFSSKQPAPWTCNPGGTS; from the coding sequence ATGACTCAGGTGCTTGAAATCGAACGCCTGCCCTTGGGCAACGGCTTTGTGGAATGGTGGCGGCTGAACTCGCCGCAAACCCGCAATGCGCTGACCGATGAACTGGTGCAGGCCTTGCGCGATCACGCCACAAGAGCGCAGAAGGATGCGCAGTTGCGCGTGGTCGTGCTGTGCGGCAACGGCGGGCATTTCTGTGCGGGCGGCAGCCTGGGAGGTTTTGCCAGCAGCATAGGCTCGCCGCTGCCTGCGGGGGCGCAGGACCCGCTGGTTCAGGTCAACCGCGAGTTTGGTCAGCTGCTGCAGCAACTGGCCGAGCTGCCCCAGCTGCTGATCGCCGCCGTGCAGGGCGCAGCCATGGGCGGCGGTGTGGGGCTTGTCTGTGTGGCCGACTGGGTGGTGGCGGATCAGCAGGCCGTCTTTGCCACGCCCGAGGTGACGCTGGGCATTGTGCCCGCGCAGATTGCACCTTTTGTGCTGCGCAGGCTGGGCGATGGCTTGGCGCGCCAATGGCTGCTGGGCGGTCAGCGCTGGTCCGCAAACCAGGCACAGCAGGCAGGCCTGGTTCAGACCGTGATCCAGGCCGCAGACGCTGCCCACTGGCAGAGTCAGCTGCAGCAGCAGCTCGAGATCTGCGCGCAGGCTGCACCGCAGGCGGTGGCTGCCACCAAAAAGCTGCTGGCAGCCATTGGCGGGCAAAGTCTGGATGCATCGCTGAACCAGGGCGCGCAGGCCTTTGCCAGAGCGCTGCGCAGCGCTGAAGCAGGGGCCGGGCTCAAGGCCTTTTCCAGCAAGCAGCCCGCTCCCTGGACCTGCAATCCAGGAGGCACATCATGA
- a CDS encoding TetR/AcrR family transcriptional regulator, whose protein sequence is MQAVHEEIPTVKRGRGRPPKSTEERNESARRSELVRVAARQFRLRGFHGSSTRDIAAAAGMQPGSIFYFFESKEAMLHAVMRDGMAQAADSQNAALQALGARANGVERLRALVRNHLQIMVGGESDFIPVMLYEWRLLSDAQRMDVSAQKDAYEAQWMPVLQALQRTGKLKARPEIARLLIFGALNWTAQWFSEDGSLSLDALTDQSLALFIGES, encoded by the coding sequence ATGCAAGCAGTTCATGAAGAAATTCCGACCGTCAAACGCGGACGCGGCAGGCCGCCCAAGTCTACCGAGGAGCGCAATGAGAGCGCGCGCCGCAGCGAGCTGGTGCGTGTCGCAGCCAGGCAGTTTCGCCTGCGAGGCTTTCACGGTAGCAGCACCCGCGACATCGCCGCTGCTGCAGGTATGCAGCCGGGGTCCATTTTTTACTTTTTTGAGAGTAAGGAAGCCATGCTGCATGCCGTTATGCGGGATGGGATGGCCCAGGCTGCGGATAGTCAGAACGCCGCACTGCAAGCGCTTGGGGCCCGTGCCAACGGAGTGGAGCGACTGCGCGCCTTGGTGCGTAATCACCTGCAGATCATGGTGGGTGGCGAGAGCGACTTCATCCCCGTGATGCTCTACGAATGGCGCTTGCTCAGCGATGCGCAGCGCATGGATGTGAGCGCACAGAAGGATGCCTACGAAGCGCAATGGATGCCCGTGCTGCAGGCGCTGCAGCGCACGGGCAAGCTCAAGGCCCGCCCCGAAATCGCGCGATTGCTGATCTTTGGCGCTCTGAACTGGACTGCGCAGTGGTTTTCCGAGGACGGCAGCCTGAGTCTGGATGCGCTGACCGATCAATCTCTGGCCTTGTTCATTGGAGAGAGCTGA